The Blattabacterium cuenoti genome includes the window TGTTATTATGTTTTTATTAGCATTAGTTTTAGCTATAGATATATTTTTATTANNNNNNNNNNNNNNNNNNNNNNNNNNNNNNNNNNNNNNNNNNNNNNNNNNNNNNNNNNNNNNNNNNNNNNNNNNNNNNNNNNNNNNNNNNNNNNNNNNNNNNNNNNNNNNNNNNNNNNNNNNNNNNNNNNNNNNNNNNNNNNNNNNNNNNNNNNNNNNNNNNNNNNNNNNNNNNNNTATTGATTAATACTTCTTTGTTAGCTATATCTGTTATTGATACTTTTTGATCTGTATTTGTTATTATGTTTTTGTTAGTAGCATTAGCTATATCTTTTGTTGATATGTTTTTATCATCTGTATTTGTATTGATAATTACTTTTTTTTTATATTCTGTATTTTTCTTCCAACTTAATAAAGGATTGGTATGATAATTTCTCATATTTTTTACATTTCTAATGTCTTGATAATACATTTTTTTTTTATGAAAATGATATGCATATTTTTTATAATTATAAATATTTACCATATTATTAGGTCCATCAATATCACATAATATATCCTCTTCATCATCACAAGCTATTAATAAAAAAATAGACAATAAGAAAAGGATGATTTTAATTTTCATAATAAGATTTGTTTTGTCACTTATTTTTTATTATTTTTTATAAATTAATTTATGAGTTATTTGTTTATATTATTTTGAATTATGATTATGTGTGATATCTTTATCAAATAAATACCATCCACTTTTATCTTCTTCAATTAATTTAATTTTATCTAGATATTTTTTTATTAAATTTTCTTCTTCTATTTGTTCTTGTATATACCATTGTAAAAAATGATATGTAAAATAATCATGTTCTTTTAATGATAATTTAACTAAATCACTAACTTTTTGAGAAATTATTTGTTCATGTTTAAATAAATTTTTAAATACATCTTGTATTGAATTACATTGAGATGTTATATTCATATTATTATGAATATTTATATTATTCAGATCTGCATATCCACCTCGTTTATTAATGTATTTAATTAATTTTATCATATGAATATTTTCTTCTTGTGAATGATCATATAAAAAATGTGATATTCCATCAAATTCTCCATATTTATGTTCAACCCAAGATGCCATAGATAAATATAAGAGAGAAGATTCTAATTCTTTATGAAATTGTTTTTTTAATTCTAATTCTATAATGTGTTTTATCATTGATTTTTTATTTAAAATTTTTTGATTTTTAAAAATGTGGTCATTTTTTTAATTAAAGTATTTGTACCTTCTAATAATGGTAATCTTACATATGGATGACAAATCCCCATAATACTCAAAAAAGTTTTTATACCAACAGGATTTCCTTCTTCATAAAGATATTTAATCATATCTAAAATATTATAATAAATATGAAAAGATTCTTGAACTTTTTTATTAAGAGCTAAAGAAACCATTTTAGATATTTCGTTAGGGAATCCTTGTGCTATAACAGAAATTACTCCATCTCCACCACCTAATATTATAGGTAATGTAATAAAATCATCACCAGAAATTACATAAAAATGTTTTGGTTTTTCTGCTATGATATTATATGTTTGTAAAATACATCCAGACGCCTCTTTAATTCCTATAATATTTTTATAATTACTAGCTAAACGAATAACTGTATTAGGATGTATATTAACACCAGTTCTTTTAGGAACATTATATATAATTATATCACTATTAGTATGACTAGAAATTGATTTAAAATGTTGATATATACCTTCTTGAGTAGGATTATTATAATATGGGGTAACTGATAAAATAGCAATAAATTCAGATAAATCAATATTATTCATTTTATTTATAACTTCCTTAGTGTTATTTCCACCTATACCTAAAACTAATGGTAAGCTATTATTATTTATTGTTTTAATACATTGAATAATTTCTTCTTGTTCTTTATTATTTAAAGTAGGATATTCTGATGTTGTGCCTAATAATACTAAATAATCTACTTTTTCTTTTACATATTTTATCAAATTTATTATTCCATCAAAATCAATATCTCTATTTTTTTTAAATGGAGTAACTAATGCTACACCTGTTCCACCAATAAATTTTTTCATTTTTATTTTTAATTAATTTTGCAGATGTAGAATGAACATAATATTTAAAAAATTTTTTTATTTTTTTGTTTTGCAACAGATACTACAATATTTCTTCCCATTAATTCTGTTCCATTTAATTTTTCTATAGCCAATTTTGCATGTTCTTCATTAGACATTTCTATAAATCCAAATCCTTTACTTCTTTTTTTATATGATGAATCATCAAAAATAATTTTCGCATTAATTACATTTCCTATACCTATAGATGATTCAAAATGATCTTTTAATTCTTTTTCTGTAATA containing:
- the dapA gene encoding 4-hydroxy-tetrahydrodipicolinate synthase, with the protein product MKKFIGGTGVALVTPFKKNRDIDFDGIINLIKYVKEKVDYLVLLGTTSEYPTLNNKEQEEIIQCIKTINNNSLPLVLGIGGNNTKEVINKMNNIDLSEFIAILSVTPYYNNPTQEGIYQHFKSISSHTNSDIIIYNVPKRTGVNIHPNTVIRLASNYKNIIGIKEASGCILQTYNIIAEKPKHFYVISGDDFITLPIILGGGDGVISVIAQGFPNEISKMVSLALNKKVQESFHIYYNILDMIKYLYEEGNPVGIKTFLSIMGICHPYVRLPLLEGTNTLIKKMTTFLKIKKF
- a CDS encoding RNA recognition motif domain-containing protein; this encodes MKNTKLNTKLYVGNLSYNITEKELKDHFESSIGIGNVINAKIIFDDSSYKKRSKGFGFIEMSNEEHAKLAIEKLNGTELMGRNIVVSVAKQKNKKIF
- a CDS encoding ferritin, with the translated sequence MIKHIIELELKKQFHKELESSLLYLSMASWVEHKYGEFDGISHFLYDHSQEENIHMIKLIKYINKRGGYADLNNINIHNNMNITSQCNSIQDVFKNLFKHEQIISQKVSDLVKLSLKEHDYFTYHFLQWYIQEQIEEENLIKKYLDKIKLIEEDKSGWYLFDKDITHNHNSK